In the genome of Myxococcus stipitatus, one region contains:
- a CDS encoding GNAT family N-acetyltransferase gives MPTDTPLRLRILDAVTDVPAADWDSLTGPEAPPFIRHAWLAAMEESGSATEETGWAPHHLTLWRGPRLVAAAPAYRKFHSMGEYIYDFGWADAAARAGVEYYPKLLVGGPLSPATVPRLLIAEGEDVPLLRKALLSAAVQSARESGCSSVHFLYPTDDEADFLEEEGLARRVTLQFHWKNPGYGSYDDYLSRFDSKRRNQLKRERAAAATQGIQLRTVRSEELTAAHAKRAYEFYTATCERHAWGQVQLTPGFFSRVFQAMPDTVEMVEAVREGRVIAGAFNLATKERLYGRYWGSIEEHPFLHFHVCLYHSVDDCIRAGRKVFEPGAGGEHKVSRGFEPTAVHSAHVIFDRRLDGAVRDHVRRERARLNLAVEEAEQICGLKPWPLPGSRGP, from the coding sequence GTGCCCACCGACACCCCGCTCCGCCTTCGCATCCTCGACGCAGTGACGGACGTCCCGGCCGCTGACTGGGACTCCTTGACGGGGCCGGAGGCGCCCCCCTTCATCCGGCACGCCTGGCTGGCGGCGATGGAGGAGAGCGGCAGCGCCACCGAGGAGACCGGGTGGGCGCCGCACCACCTGACGCTGTGGCGAGGCCCCAGGCTGGTGGCCGCCGCGCCCGCGTACCGCAAGTTCCACAGCATGGGCGAGTACATCTACGACTTCGGCTGGGCGGATGCCGCCGCTCGCGCGGGCGTGGAGTACTACCCGAAGCTCCTCGTCGGCGGGCCGCTGTCGCCGGCCACGGTGCCGCGCCTGCTCATCGCGGAGGGCGAGGACGTGCCGCTGTTGCGCAAGGCGCTGCTGTCCGCGGCGGTGCAGAGCGCGCGGGAGTCGGGGTGCTCGTCGGTGCACTTCCTCTACCCGACGGACGATGAGGCGGACTTCCTGGAGGAGGAGGGGCTGGCGCGGCGGGTGACGCTCCAGTTCCATTGGAAGAACCCGGGGTACGGCAGCTACGACGACTACCTCTCGCGCTTCGACTCCAAGCGCCGCAACCAGCTCAAGCGCGAGCGCGCGGCGGCGGCCACGCAGGGCATCCAGCTGCGCACGGTGCGGAGCGAGGAGTTGACGGCGGCGCATGCGAAGCGCGCGTATGAGTTCTACACGGCCACGTGTGAGCGGCATGCGTGGGGACAGGTGCAGCTCACGCCGGGGTTCTTCTCGCGCGTGTTCCAGGCGATGCCGGACACGGTGGAGATGGTGGAGGCGGTGCGCGAGGGCCGGGTCATCGCGGGGGCGTTCAACCTCGCGACGAAGGAGCGGCTCTATGGCCGCTACTGGGGCAGCATCGAGGAGCACCCCTTCCTGCACTTCCATGTCTGCCTGTATCACTCGGTCGACGACTGCATCCGCGCGGGCCGCAAGGTGTTCGAGCCGGGTGCGGGCGGTGAGCACAAGGTGTCTCGGGGCTTCGAGCCCACGGCGGTGCACAGCGCCCACGTGATTTTCGACCGGCGGCTGGACGGCGCGGTGAGAGACCACGTGCGCCGGGAGCGGGCCCGGCTCAACCTGGCCGTGGAGGAAGCCGAGCAGATCTGCGGCCTCAAGCCCTGGCCCCTCCCCGGGTCCAGGGGGCCCTGA
- a CDS encoding acyl-CoA desaturase, whose amino-acid sequence MAVLAFFVSHWLLCVFFQSFFQHRYSAHRMYTMGPRTERVMHLLTYLVQGSSYLSPKAYAILHREHHAFSDTEKDPHSPHFFTDVFRMMLHTKKRYDDYTNGKGQPEPRFLGGYPEWPLVDDTLRTSWVATLFWVAAYSSFYIAFATSPWQFLLLPIHFLMGPVHGAIVNWCGHKYGYRNFDSTDKSRNTLPVEVLCMGELFQNNHHKYGSSPNFAARKFEVDPTWQVMRVLAKLGVIRIATPQRAVWPEPREAAREAGAARAA is encoded by the coding sequence ATGGCCGTCCTTGCCTTCTTCGTCTCGCACTGGCTGCTCTGCGTCTTCTTCCAGAGCTTCTTCCAGCACCGGTACTCCGCGCACCGCATGTACACCATGGGGCCGCGCACGGAGCGGGTGATGCACCTGCTCACCTACCTGGTGCAGGGCTCGTCGTACCTGTCGCCCAAGGCCTACGCCATCCTGCACCGCGAGCACCATGCCTTCTCGGACACGGAGAAGGACCCGCACTCGCCGCACTTCTTCACGGACGTGTTCCGGATGATGCTGCACACGAAGAAGCGCTACGACGACTACACGAACGGCAAGGGCCAGCCGGAGCCTCGGTTCCTGGGTGGCTACCCCGAGTGGCCGCTGGTGGATGACACCCTGCGCACCTCGTGGGTGGCGACGCTCTTCTGGGTGGCGGCGTACTCGTCGTTCTACATCGCGTTCGCCACGTCGCCCTGGCAGTTCCTGCTCCTGCCCATCCACTTTCTGATGGGGCCGGTGCATGGGGCCATCGTGAACTGGTGCGGCCACAAGTACGGCTACCGGAACTTCGACAGCACGGACAAGTCGCGCAACACGCTCCCCGTCGAGGTGCTGTGCATGGGCGAGCTGTTCCAGAACAACCACCACAAGTACGGCAGCAGCCCGAACTTCGCGGCGCGCAAGTTCGAGGTGGACCCCACGTGGCAGGTGATGCGCGTGCTGGCGAAGCTGGGCGTCATCCGCATCGCCACGCCGCAGCGGGCCGTGTGGCCGGAGCCGCGCGAGGCCGCTCGCGAGGCGGGGGCCGCTCGGGCCGCCTGA
- the bioA gene encoding adenosylmethionine--8-amino-7-oxononanoate transaminase → MERADIVKLDKAHVWHPYTAMEAYIAGTHPLVIDRAEGCYFFDVDGQRYLDANGSWWVSTLGHRHPRLLRALTEQAGRVPHVSLAGITHEPAAALASELAAIAPGSDRPELPSGEKLTRVFYSDNGSTAVEVAIKMVAQYWAQNGHPRRTRFITLSGAFHGETIGSTSVGGVPLFREVFGPLLFDVVHVPSPAEEGGWERAFNQVRAALREHPEEIAGVIVEPVIQGASGMQMYSPDFLRAVREATRAVDTFLIADEVFTGLGRTGARFAVDLAGVVPDVLCLAKALSGGLMPFAVTLASERIFSGFLGASSRALYYGHSYCGNPLGAAVAREVLAVYRDEDILGQVARKAPRVKAAFERMAASIPGLVRPRAVGMVGAVDLGGGGYLASGGWRVYEAAKRRGLYLRPLGDTVYIAPALNIPDATLDELLSGVEDSLREVAGS, encoded by the coding sequence ATGGAGCGGGCCGACATCGTCAAGCTGGACAAGGCGCACGTCTGGCATCCGTACACGGCCATGGAGGCCTACATCGCGGGGACCCACCCCCTGGTCATCGACCGCGCGGAGGGGTGCTACTTCTTCGACGTCGACGGTCAGCGCTACCTCGATGCGAACGGCTCCTGGTGGGTCTCCACCCTGGGGCACCGCCACCCCCGGCTGCTGCGCGCGCTCACGGAGCAGGCGGGACGGGTGCCGCATGTCTCGCTCGCGGGCATCACCCATGAGCCCGCCGCCGCGCTCGCCTCGGAGCTGGCCGCCATCGCGCCGGGCTCGGACCGCCCGGAGCTGCCCTCGGGGGAGAAGCTGACGCGCGTCTTCTACTCCGACAACGGCAGCACCGCCGTCGAGGTGGCCATCAAGATGGTGGCCCAGTACTGGGCGCAGAACGGCCATCCCCGCCGCACGCGCTTCATCACGCTCTCGGGCGCGTTCCACGGAGAGACCATCGGCTCCACCAGCGTGGGCGGCGTGCCGCTGTTCCGCGAGGTGTTCGGCCCGCTCCTCTTCGACGTGGTGCACGTGCCGTCGCCCGCGGAGGAGGGCGGCTGGGAGCGCGCCTTCAACCAGGTGCGGGCCGCGCTGCGCGAGCATCCCGAGGAGATTGCCGGCGTCATCGTGGAGCCCGTGATTCAGGGCGCGTCGGGCATGCAGATGTACTCGCCGGACTTCCTGCGCGCGGTGCGCGAGGCCACGCGCGCGGTGGATACGTTCCTCATCGCGGACGAGGTCTTCACGGGCCTGGGCCGCACCGGCGCGCGCTTCGCGGTGGACCTGGCGGGCGTGGTGCCCGACGTGCTCTGCCTGGCCAAGGCGCTGTCGGGCGGGTTGATGCCGTTCGCGGTGACGCTGGCCTCGGAGCGCATCTTCTCGGGCTTCCTGGGGGCGTCGTCGCGGGCGCTGTATTACGGGCACTCCTACTGCGGCAACCCGCTGGGCGCGGCCGTCGCTCGCGAGGTGCTCGCCGTGTATCGCGACGAGGACATCCTGGGGCAGGTGGCGCGCAAGGCGCCGCGCGTGAAGGCCGCCTTCGAGCGCATGGCCGCCTCCATTCCGGGCCTGGTGCGTCCGCGCGCCGTGGGCATGGTGGGCGCGGTGGACCTGGGGGGCGGAGGGTATCTGGCGAGCGGGGGCTGGCGTGTGTACGAGGCCGCGAAGCGGCGGGGGCTCTACCTGCGCCCGCTCGGGGACACGGTCTACATCGCGCCCGCGCTCAACATCCCGGACGCGACGCTCGACGAGCTGCTGTCGGGCGTGGAGGACTCGCTGCGAGAGGTCGCCGGGAGCTGA
- a CDS encoding AI-2E family transporter, whose amino-acid sequence MVQHSQVTPKTVFTVCFAVLAVMALVVLVVRTRVALTLTGLAALLALALEHGVSFLEHKKVPRPLAIALMLTGALTALAALALLVIPAAAAQVDALMVQWPQLWQEVRESRLSRVFVQRIHNLGWTPKLDISTPELTGGTVPTLVMHAIGSVVGLFGGALSVFFLVVFMLVFGGGLLRRLLELPRPEHRQHYVRVLRNVYEATGGYLIGLTLICSFNALLTSTVLAVLGVPYFLPLGILSGFSSMVPYAGPVVAGGFITLLTWATGGMWLALGVLAYFALYGQLEGNVLAPLVFRRTVHVNPLVVLLAVLFCAELAGIVGAVVAVPVAASAQIIIREVLLFRQERLVARPPSSPSAP is encoded by the coding sequence GTGGTGCAGCACTCCCAGGTGACACCGAAGACAGTGTTCACCGTGTGCTTCGCGGTGCTGGCGGTGATGGCGCTCGTGGTGCTGGTGGTGCGCACGCGCGTCGCGCTCACGCTGACGGGGCTCGCCGCGCTGCTGGCCCTGGCGCTGGAGCACGGGGTGTCGTTCCTGGAGCACAAGAAGGTGCCTCGGCCGCTGGCCATCGCGCTGATGCTGACAGGGGCGCTGACGGCGCTGGCGGCGCTGGCCCTGCTCGTCATCCCCGCCGCCGCGGCGCAGGTCGACGCGCTGATGGTGCAGTGGCCCCAGCTCTGGCAGGAGGTGCGCGAGTCGAGGCTCAGCCGGGTCTTCGTCCAGCGCATCCACAACCTGGGCTGGACGCCGAAGCTCGACATCTCGACGCCGGAGCTCACGGGGGGCACGGTGCCGACGCTGGTGATGCATGCCATCGGCAGCGTGGTGGGACTCTTCGGCGGCGCGCTCAGCGTCTTCTTCCTCGTCGTGTTCATGCTGGTGTTCGGCGGGGGGCTGCTGCGGCGGCTCCTGGAGCTGCCCCGGCCGGAGCACCGGCAGCACTACGTGCGCGTGCTGCGCAACGTGTACGAGGCCACGGGCGGCTATCTGATTGGCCTCACGCTCATCTGCTCCTTCAACGCGCTGCTCACCTCCACGGTGCTGGCGGTGCTCGGCGTGCCGTACTTCCTGCCGCTAGGCATCCTCAGCGGCTTCTCCAGCATGGTGCCCTACGCGGGGCCCGTGGTGGCCGGAGGCTTCATCACCCTGCTGACGTGGGCGACAGGGGGCATGTGGCTGGCGCTCGGCGTGCTGGCGTACTTCGCGCTGTACGGGCAGCTGGAGGGCAACGTGCTGGCGCCGCTCGTGTTCCGGCGCACCGTGCACGTCAACCCGCTGGTCGTCCTGCTGGCGGTGCTGTTCTGCGCGGAGCTTGCGGGCATCGTCGGCGCGGTGGTGGCGGTGCCCGTCGCGGCGTCGGCGCAAATCATCATCCGGGAGGTGCTCCTGTTCCGGCAGGAGCGCCTGGTCGCGCGGCCCCCCTCCTCCCCGTCGGCGCCTTGA
- a CDS encoding phage tail protein, with product MSDQFIGEIRMFAGNFAPLGWAFCEGQILPIAQNQALFAILGTTYGGNGQTTFALPDLRGRYPMQAGQGPGLSPRTLGEQGGVETVTLISTQMPAHTHSLNVSSQDGDTETPVGTVLAADTTATTTNYRSAPIDGTMNAMAIGIAGGTQPHQNMCPFLVLNFIIALEGVFPSRG from the coding sequence GTGTCAGATCAGTTCATCGGTGAGATCAGGATGTTCGCGGGGAACTTCGCACCGCTGGGGTGGGCGTTCTGCGAGGGGCAGATCCTCCCCATCGCGCAGAACCAGGCGCTCTTCGCCATCCTCGGCACCACATATGGCGGCAATGGACAGACAACGTTCGCGCTGCCGGACCTGCGCGGTCGCTATCCCATGCAGGCAGGCCAGGGGCCTGGGCTCTCCCCGCGCACCTTGGGTGAGCAGGGCGGCGTGGAGACGGTGACGCTGATTTCGACCCAGATGCCGGCGCACACCCACTCGCTCAACGTCAGCTCGCAGGACGGAGACACGGAGACGCCCGTGGGGACGGTGCTCGCGGCGGACACCACCGCCACCACCACCAACTACCGGTCCGCGCCCATCGACGGGACCATGAACGCCATGGCCATCGGCATCGCGGGTGGAACCCAGCCGCACCAGAACATGTGCCCGTTCCTGGTCCTCAACTTCATCATCGCCCTGGAAGGTGTGTTCCCCTCGCGAGGCTAG
- a CDS encoding DUF1338 domain-containing protein, which translates to MTTAQATRLLDLLWERYAAEVPYARTFVELSGGSFRNDHVALRSLARPGGGIALFSRPFERLGWKPAGAYTFPDAHLSAIYLSHPAGLPRVFISELKSEELSPRARELLSTLPDDSPPPEDVEALAAWFCSPPPPSEAALLELEKESQYGAWLLAFGRKVNHFTGSVDDVEAWQRRMRDAGVPMKADIEGEPGTKLRQTATQAAPLSVTLREGGRRPWPYAYFEIAQRAPDFDGFLGPQARALFDMTKR; encoded by the coding sequence ATGACGACCGCACAAGCCACCCGGCTCTTGGACCTGCTTTGGGAGCGCTATGCCGCGGAGGTGCCGTACGCGCGCACCTTCGTGGAGCTCTCCGGGGGCAGCTTTCGCAATGACCATGTCGCGCTGCGCTCGCTGGCGAGGCCCGGAGGCGGCATCGCGCTCTTCTCGCGTCCCTTCGAGCGGCTGGGCTGGAAGCCCGCGGGGGCGTACACGTTCCCGGACGCGCACCTCTCCGCCATCTACCTGTCGCACCCCGCGGGACTGCCGCGTGTCTTCATCTCCGAGCTGAAGTCGGAGGAGCTGTCGCCGCGCGCGCGGGAGCTGCTCTCCACGCTGCCGGACGACTCGCCGCCGCCCGAGGACGTGGAGGCGCTGGCGGCGTGGTTCTGCTCGCCGCCGCCCCCGTCGGAGGCCGCGCTGCTGGAGCTGGAGAAGGAGTCGCAGTACGGCGCGTGGCTGCTGGCCTTCGGCCGCAAGGTGAACCACTTCACGGGCTCGGTGGACGACGTGGAGGCGTGGCAGCGGCGCATGCGCGACGCGGGCGTGCCCATGAAGGCGGACATCGAGGGCGAGCCGGGCACGAAGCTGCGGCAGACCGCCACGCAGGCGGCGCCGCTGTCGGTGACGCTGCGCGAGGGCGGCCGTCGTCCGTGGCCCTACGCGTACTTCGAAATCGCGCAGCGCGCGCCGGACTTCGACGGCTTCCTGGGGCCGCAGGCCCGCGCGCTGTTCGACATGACGAAGCGCTGA
- a CDS encoding sugar O-acetyltransferase encodes MARTELEKMLAGEMYNAMDAELVAGRSRARKLVRLYNDTEMEDAATRQQLLGQLIGKLGKGVYIEPPFHCDYGTFISLGDRVYMNFQCVILDCTHVTIGDDVAFGPNVHVYAATHPLDADERIKGPELAKPVTIGAKTWVGGGSIIVPGVTIGEGVTIGAGSVVTKDIPPYVLAAGNPCRVIRALR; translated from the coding sequence ATGGCACGAACCGAGCTGGAGAAGATGCTGGCGGGGGAGATGTACAACGCCATGGACGCGGAGCTCGTCGCGGGGAGGTCTCGCGCGCGCAAGCTCGTGCGCCTCTACAACGACACGGAGATGGAGGACGCGGCCACCCGACAGCAATTGCTGGGACAGCTCATCGGGAAGCTGGGCAAGGGCGTGTACATCGAGCCGCCCTTCCACTGCGACTACGGCACCTTCATCAGCCTGGGCGACCGCGTCTACATGAACTTCCAATGCGTCATCCTGGATTGCACCCACGTGACGATTGGCGACGACGTGGCCTTCGGGCCCAACGTCCACGTCTACGCGGCCACGCATCCCTTGGACGCGGATGAGCGCATCAAGGGGCCGGAGCTGGCGAAGCCCGTCACCATCGGCGCGAAGACGTGGGTGGGCGGCGGCTCCATCATCGTGCCGGGGGTCACCATCGGCGAGGGGGTCACCATCGGCGCGGGCAGCGTGGTGACGAAGGACATCCCGCCGTATGTCCTCGCGGCGGGCAATCCCTGTCGCGTCATCCGCGCCCTGCGCTGA
- a CDS encoding S9 family peptidase: MLIRMVARSVGLVVLLGWMTPAFAQAGTPAQAMPLVDFAAGAELLRGGMTAKTGATKTGKPAVEAILGAVARASRFRQVVMSPDGKRVAWVEPALAGGSHIYVFEPGGSGPVAERVWACPESRACDEDSLAWSPDSRRLAFLSDAQQAGQQQLYVSDIKANVARKLTSFEGPLASPRWSPDGESLSVLVMQGAGAAEARGPQGPGARETGVVRETSPVRRVALVSVADGAHRVLTPDSLYVYEYAWSPDGARVAFIAAAPPGDANWWVAKLHVQELAANARARVLYAPKWQLAEPVWSPDGKNVAVIEGLMSDQGSNGGDVMVVPLDGGKVRNLTPKLKATVTSLDWVAPRKLVFGAQQGGESAVSSVDPVKGELSPLWKGAERISAGGPVGVSLSRDGKTSAVVRESYARSPNVWVGPVGEWAQVTRREDDFRALVGETREVTWKGDGMEMQGWLVAPAPALAPSGGARAPMVTMIHGGPAAGAVPSFKPDVVLFTSRGYFVFLPNYRGSFGQGEDFVQANRRDFGFGDLRDIVAGVDAVLAKAPVDPYRLGVMGWSYGGFMSMWAVTQTQRFRAAVAGAGISNWQSYYGTNRIDTWMRPYFGASVYDEPEVYTRSSPINYVKLARTPTLVLHGERDLEVPVTQSLEFHRALKELGVKTQLVVYADEGHNLSRLEHIVDRMRRTVEWLDTHLTSSSNGGARASAPR, encoded by the coding sequence GTGTTGATTCGGATGGTGGCGAGAAGTGTCGGTCTGGTCGTGTTGCTGGGGTGGATGACCCCGGCCTTCGCGCAGGCGGGGACGCCCGCACAGGCGATGCCGCTGGTGGACTTCGCGGCGGGCGCGGAGCTGCTGCGCGGCGGCATGACGGCGAAGACCGGCGCCACGAAGACGGGCAAGCCGGCGGTGGAGGCCATCCTGGGCGCGGTGGCGCGTGCGTCGCGCTTCCGCCAGGTGGTGATGTCTCCGGACGGCAAGCGCGTGGCGTGGGTGGAGCCGGCCCTGGCGGGCGGCAGCCACATCTACGTGTTCGAGCCCGGAGGCAGCGGGCCCGTGGCCGAGCGCGTGTGGGCCTGTCCCGAGTCGCGCGCCTGTGACGAGGACTCCCTCGCCTGGAGTCCGGACAGCCGGCGCCTGGCCTTCCTCTCCGACGCGCAGCAGGCGGGGCAGCAGCAGCTGTATGTCTCCGACATCAAGGCCAACGTCGCCAGGAAGCTGACGTCCTTCGAGGGGCCGCTGGCCTCGCCCCGCTGGTCGCCGGATGGCGAGTCGCTGTCGGTGCTGGTGATGCAGGGCGCGGGGGCCGCCGAGGCCAGGGGGCCGCAGGGCCCCGGCGCGCGCGAGACGGGCGTGGTGCGGGAGACGAGCCCCGTGCGGCGCGTGGCGCTGGTGTCCGTGGCGGACGGCGCGCACCGCGTGCTGACGCCGGACTCGCTCTACGTCTACGAATACGCCTGGAGCCCGGATGGGGCGCGGGTGGCCTTCATCGCCGCGGCGCCTCCAGGGGATGCGAACTGGTGGGTGGCGAAGCTGCACGTGCAGGAGCTGGCGGCGAACGCCCGCGCGCGCGTCCTGTACGCGCCCAAGTGGCAGCTCGCCGAGCCGGTGTGGAGCCCGGATGGGAAGAACGTCGCGGTCATCGAAGGGCTGATGAGCGACCAAGGCTCCAACGGGGGCGACGTCATGGTGGTGCCGCTGGACGGCGGCAAGGTGCGCAACCTCACGCCGAAGCTGAAGGCGACGGTGACGTCGCTCGACTGGGTGGCGCCGCGCAAGCTGGTGTTCGGCGCGCAGCAGGGCGGCGAGTCGGCGGTGTCCTCGGTGGACCCGGTGAAGGGGGAGCTGTCGCCGCTGTGGAAGGGCGCGGAGCGCATCAGCGCGGGCGGGCCGGTGGGGGTGTCGCTGTCGCGGGACGGCAAGACGAGCGCGGTGGTGCGGGAGTCCTATGCGCGGTCGCCCAACGTGTGGGTGGGGCCGGTGGGGGAGTGGGCGCAGGTCACCCGCCGCGAGGACGACTTCCGCGCGCTGGTGGGCGAGACGCGGGAGGTGACGTGGAAGGGCGACGGCATGGAGATGCAGGGGTGGCTGGTGGCGCCCGCTCCGGCGCTGGCGCCCTCCGGGGGCGCGCGCGCGCCCATGGTGACCATGATTCACGGTGGGCCGGCGGCGGGCGCGGTGCCGTCCTTCAAGCCCGACGTGGTGCTGTTCACCTCGCGCGGCTACTTCGTCTTCCTGCCCAACTACCGGGGCAGCTTCGGCCAGGGCGAGGACTTCGTGCAGGCCAACCGGCGCGACTTCGGCTTCGGCGACCTGCGGGACATCGTCGCGGGCGTGGACGCGGTGCTGGCGAAGGCGCCGGTGGACCCCTATCGGCTGGGGGTGATGGGGTGGAGCTACGGCGGCTTCATGTCGATGTGGGCCGTGACGCAGACGCAGCGCTTCCGCGCGGCGGTGGCGGGCGCGGGCATCTCCAACTGGCAGAGCTACTACGGCACCAACCGCATCGACACGTGGATGCGGCCGTACTTCGGCGCGTCGGTGTACGACGAGCCGGAGGTGTACACGCGCAGCTCGCCCATCAACTACGTGAAGCTGGCGCGCACGCCCACGCTGGTGCTGCACGGCGAGCGGGACCTGGAGGTCCCCGTGACGCAGAGCCTCGAGTTCCACCGCGCGCTGAAGGAGCTGGGGGTGAAGACGCAGCTGGTGGTCTACGCGGACGAAGGCCACAACCTGAGCCGGCTGGAGCACATCGTCGACCGGATGCGGCGCACGGTGGAGTGGCTGGACACGCACCTGACCTCCAGCTCCAACGGCGGCGCCCGGGCATCCGCGCCGCGCTGA
- a CDS encoding multidrug efflux SMR transporter — translation MAYLFLLAAIASEVVGTSLLKSTQGFTRPWPTVGCLGAYAVAFALLAQAVKQVPVGVAYALWSGLGTAAIVTIGVVFFGESLSPVKLVGMGLIIGGVILLNLGGGGAH, via the coding sequence GTGGCGTATCTGTTCCTGCTGGCCGCCATCGCCAGCGAGGTCGTGGGCACCAGCCTGCTGAAGTCCACGCAGGGCTTCACGCGGCCGTGGCCCACCGTGGGCTGTCTTGGCGCGTACGCCGTGGCCTTCGCGCTCCTGGCGCAGGCCGTGAAGCAGGTGCCCGTGGGCGTGGCCTATGCCCTGTGGTCCGGGCTGGGGACGGCCGCCATCGTCACCATCGGCGTCGTCTTCTTCGGCGAGTCCCTGAGCCCCGTGAAGCTGGTGGGGATGGGGCTCATCATCGGCGGCGTCATCCTGCTCAACCTGGGCGGAGGCGGCGCCCACTGA
- a CDS encoding GNAT family N-acetyltransferase, producing the protein MDSETPIVLLLTERLRITQLPPDGAARVVAYYEDNRAHLDPVSPTRPAHFHTTTYWRTRLAQDLEDSRRDLALRLVMLPRSEPPSSAPVIGNITLTHIRRGPLQAADLGYGLDYRHEGHGLMTEGLRAVCAHAFTTMGLHRIQANHLPENLRSAAVLRRLGFTVEGYARDFLRIDGRWRDHVLTSLTAPERAG; encoded by the coding sequence ATGGACTCCGAAACCCCCATCGTCCTGCTCCTCACCGAACGGCTGCGCATCACCCAGCTGCCCCCCGATGGCGCCGCCCGGGTCGTGGCCTACTACGAGGACAACCGGGCCCACCTGGACCCGGTGTCGCCCACGCGCCCCGCCCACTTCCACACCACGACGTACTGGCGCACCCGACTGGCCCAGGACCTGGAGGACTCGCGCCGGGACCTCGCGCTGCGGCTGGTGATGCTCCCCCGCTCGGAGCCGCCCTCCTCCGCGCCCGTCATCGGCAACATCACCCTCACGCACATCCGCCGAGGCCCCTTGCAGGCCGCGGACCTGGGCTACGGCCTGGACTACCGCCATGAGGGCCACGGCCTCATGACGGAGGGCCTTCGCGCCGTCTGCGCGCATGCCTTCACCACCATGGGCCTGCACCGCATCCAGGCCAACCACCTCCCGGAGAACCTCCGCAGCGCCGCGGTGCTGCGCCGGCTGGGCTTCACGGTGGAGGGCTACGCGCGCGACTTCCTGCGCATCGACGGCCGCTGGAGGGACCACGTGCTGACGTCCCTCACCGCCCCCGAGCGCGCCGGATGA
- a CDS encoding OmpA family protein: MVRSKRGWKALAGATMLLAAGSASAGPPKELEEARSAYKQLAASPQGRESPREVHAAKAALKAAETSYQHEKDSTRTRVLSYVALRRIETAGTWGNASLAARQQSEAQAALQQAQAQQAEGQRRQQLDAEAQRLAQQNAEIQREAERRQAEELARSQAEQQSTAQLEAERKAREEAEQKAAAALAELDKANKDLKVREEARGTVLTLSGSVLFASGSSELLPSARDRLSDVADVLKEGDKPLLIEGHTDSTGSDSLNERLSYQRAERVKDFLVTRGVPAERIDVRGLGEYQPVATNATAEGRANNRRVEIIVERGGQRAVGGSGQQDSSGQPQQQAPDSNPDAQQQQEQQPHESHDPGQDVPQ, translated from the coding sequence ATGGTGCGAAGCAAGCGTGGATGGAAAGCCCTCGCCGGAGCCACGATGCTCCTGGCCGCGGGGAGCGCGAGTGCCGGTCCTCCCAAGGAACTCGAGGAGGCGCGCTCCGCCTACAAGCAGCTGGCCGCCAGCCCCCAGGGACGGGAGAGCCCTCGGGAGGTGCATGCGGCGAAGGCCGCGCTGAAGGCGGCCGAGACGTCCTACCAGCACGAGAAGGACTCCACGCGCACGCGCGTCCTGTCCTACGTGGCCTTGCGAAGGATTGAGACCGCGGGCACCTGGGGCAACGCGAGCCTCGCCGCGCGTCAGCAGTCCGAGGCCCAGGCGGCCCTGCAGCAGGCCCAGGCCCAGCAGGCGGAGGGCCAGCGTCGGCAGCAGCTCGACGCGGAGGCGCAGCGGCTGGCGCAGCAGAACGCGGAGATTCAGCGGGAGGCCGAGCGGCGTCAGGCCGAGGAGCTCGCGCGAAGCCAGGCCGAGCAGCAGTCCACCGCCCAGCTCGAGGCCGAGCGCAAGGCGCGCGAGGAGGCCGAGCAGAAGGCCGCCGCGGCCCTGGCGGAGCTGGACAAGGCCAACAAGGACCTGAAGGTCCGCGAGGAGGCCCGCGGCACCGTGCTGACGCTGTCGGGCAGCGTCCTCTTCGCCTCGGGCTCCTCGGAGCTGCTCCCCTCCGCGCGCGACAGGCTGTCCGACGTGGCGGACGTGCTGAAGGAGGGAGACAAGCCCCTGCTCATCGAGGGACACACGGACTCGACGGGCTCCGACTCGCTCAACGAGCGGCTGTCCTATCAGCGCGCCGAGCGCGTGAAGGACTTCCTCGTCACCCGCGGCGTGCCCGCCGAGCGCATCGACGTGCGCGGCCTGGGTGAGTACCAGCCGGTGGCCACCAACGCCACGGCCGAGGGCCGCGCCAACAACCGCCGCGTCGAAATCATCGTCGAGCGCGGGGGCCAGCGCGCCGTCGGCGGCAGCGGTCAGCAGGACTCGAGCGGACAGCCGCAGCAGCAGGCCCCCGACTCGAACCCGGATGCGCAGCAGCAGCAGGAGCAGCAGCCGCACGAGTCGCATGACCCGGGCCAGGACGTGCCGCAGTAA